In Anaerolineales bacterium, the following are encoded in one genomic region:
- a CDS encoding DsbA family protein, which translates to MATRKKNTSPAEVASPRTEDELVSLRVKKAHLYGLLGFLAGVLLGYLVWGSSLLSALAPRSAELPQQSLPQEQTSGDIVERRYQVPIEDHDPSFGAADAPITIIEFSDFECPFCQRYATQTHAQLIDTYGGQIRFVYKDFPLTSIHPQAFPAALAAQCANEQGAFWAYHDMLFSQQLPLGDETYLAYAEQAGLDAAEFSACYEEQRYLAAVQADFDFATTLGVSSTPTFFINGIAVIGAQPFSVFAQIIDYELANLED; encoded by the coding sequence ATGGCCACTCGCAAGAAGAACACCTCCCCCGCAGAAGTTGCTTCACCTCGTACAGAAGATGAGCTTGTCAGTCTGAGAGTTAAAAAGGCGCATTTGTACGGCCTTTTGGGTTTTCTGGCCGGCGTGCTGCTTGGTTACCTGGTTTGGGGCAGCAGCTTGCTCTCCGCGCTCGCCCCGCGCAGCGCCGAACTGCCGCAGCAAAGCCTGCCGCAAGAGCAGACCTCCGGCGACATCGTGGAACGCCGCTACCAAGTGCCGATAGAGGACCATGACCCCAGTTTCGGCGCCGCTGATGCGCCCATCACCATCATTGAATTTTCCGACTTCGAGTGCCCGTTCTGCCAGCGCTACGCCACGCAGACCCACGCACAGTTGATAGACACCTATGGCGGCCAGATCCGCTTCGTCTACAAAGATTTTCCGCTGACCAGCATTCACCCTCAGGCCTTCCCGGCGGCGTTGGCCGCCCAGTGCGCCAATGAACAGGGAGCGTTCTGGGCTTACCACGATATGCTCTTCAGCCAGCAGTTGCCTCTGGGCGATGAGACCTATCTGGCCTACGCCGAGCAGGCTGGTTTGGATGCAGCCGAATTCAGCGCCTGCTACGAAGAGCAGCGTTACCTGGCGGCCGTCCAGGCCGACTTTGACTTTGCCACCACCTTGGGCGTCAGCTCCACGCCGACCTTCTTCATCAATGGCATCGCCGTGATTGGCGCCCAGCCTTTCTCGGTCTTCGCGCAGATCATCGACTATGAGCTGGCCAACTTGGAAGACTAG
- the dtd gene encoding D-tyrosyl-tRNA(Tyr) deacylase, with protein sequence MRALVQRVRSAAVTSGDEELGRIAQGVVILLGVGQADGEAEAHYLAEKIAHLRIFEDPQGKINLSLLDIGGQALVVSQFTLYADASKGRRPSFTQAAPPEQAEPLVSRFVELLGQQGVPTATGRFGAEMLVEIHNDGPVTLWLEKNPSESSTP encoded by the coding sequence ATGCGTGCATTGGTGCAGCGGGTACGCTCGGCGGCGGTCACCAGCGGCGACGAAGAGTTGGGACGGATTGCTCAGGGCGTTGTGATCTTGCTGGGCGTAGGCCAGGCGGATGGTGAAGCCGAAGCGCACTATTTGGCTGAAAAGATCGCTCACTTGCGCATTTTCGAAGACCCCCAAGGGAAAATTAATCTCTCGCTGCTGGATATTGGGGGACAGGCGCTGGTCGTCTCACAGTTCACCCTCTACGCCGACGCCTCCAAAGGCCGTCGCCCTTCGTTCACCCAGGCCGCCCCGCCGGAGCAGGCCGAACCGCTGGTCTCGCGCTTTGTCGAGCTTTTGGGGCAGCAGGGCGTGCCCACCGCCACCGGCCGCTTCGGGGCTGAGATGCTGGTGGAAATCCACAACGACGGGCCGGTCACACTTTGGCTGGAGAAGAATCCAAGTGAATCATCAACTCCGTGA
- a CDS encoding glycosyltransferase family 2 protein, translated as MHAWRAVYHRALGVYNSPVTGPLLSLIVPAYNEERRLPESLARIRDFVQAQSYPSEVLIIENGSSDRSFEVAEAFCRAHKGFRVLRATGRGKGLAVKLGMLEACGELRLMLDADLSMPVEEVSRFLAPLQSGVPVVIGSREAPGAVRYNEPEHRHIGGRAINTMIRLLALPGLHDTQCGFKGFRAEAAEALFRRQTITGWAFDVEILYIARLLGYQILELPIPWYYSPQSHVRPLHDALQMLRDVLTVRRNARQGRYA; from the coding sequence ATGCACGCATGGCGCGCAGTATACCATCGCGCCCTGGGCGTATATAATTCTCCCGTGACCGGCCCCCTGCTCTCCCTGATCGTCCCCGCCTATAACGAAGAACGGCGCCTGCCGGAGAGTTTGGCCAGGATCCGCGACTTTGTCCAGGCCCAGTCCTATCCCAGCGAAGTGCTGATCATTGAAAACGGCAGCAGTGACCGCAGCTTTGAGGTGGCTGAGGCGTTTTGCCGTGCCCATAAAGGCTTCCGGGTGCTGCGCGCCACGGGGCGCGGCAAAGGTCTGGCGGTGAAGCTGGGCATGCTGGAGGCGTGCGGCGAATTGCGCTTGATGCTGGATGCGGATCTCTCGATGCCTGTGGAAGAGGTCAGCCGCTTTTTGGCGCCGCTGCAAAGCGGCGTTCCGGTGGTGATCGGCTCACGCGAGGCGCCTGGCGCAGTACGCTACAACGAACCGGAGCACCGCCATATTGGCGGGCGGGCGATCAATACCATGATCCGCCTGTTGGCGCTGCCCGGCCTGCACGACACACAATGCGGCTTCAAAGGCTTCCGGGCCGAAGCGGCCGAAGCGCTTTTCCGGCGCCAGACGATCACGGGCTGGGCCTTTGATGTGGAAATTCTGTACATTGCCCGCCTGCTGGGCTACCAGATCCTGGAATTGCCAATCCCCTGGTACTACAGCCCGCAAAGCCATGTGCGGCCGCTGCACGACGCGCTGCAGATGCTGCGTGATGTGCTGACCGTGCGGCGCAACGCCCGTCAGGGGCGCTATGCCTAA
- a CDS encoding ribonuclease HII, translated as MPKEIAVQRPRPSLQFELPLWRQGLGLIAGIDEVGRGALAGPVYAAAVILPARKSILRELDGVRDSKQMRRAEREAWAPIIQEKALGFAIGKASCREIDRIGIAPATRLAAKRAVLGLGIPPQHLLVDYLRLQELDLPQSPIVGGDALCLSIAAASVVAKVARDAELCKLDRRFPLYGFAAHKGYATEAHRSAIEQYGPCAQHRRSFAPVRLQ; from the coding sequence ATGCCTAAAGAGATTGCGGTGCAGAGGCCGCGCCCCAGCCTGCAGTTTGAACTGCCGCTGTGGCGGCAAGGGTTAGGCCTGATAGCCGGCATTGATGAAGTCGGCCGCGGGGCACTGGCCGGGCCTGTTTACGCCGCGGCGGTGATCTTGCCGGCCCGCAAAAGCATTTTGCGCGAGTTGGACGGCGTGCGTGACTCCAAGCAGATGCGCCGGGCCGAACGCGAAGCCTGGGCGCCGATCATTCAAGAAAAGGCCTTGGGCTTTGCGATCGGCAAAGCCAGCTGCAGAGAAATTGATCGCATCGGGATTGCGCCAGCCACCCGGTTGGCGGCCAAGCGCGCCGTGCTGGGCTTGGGCATACCACCGCAGCATTTGTTGGTGGACTATCTGCGGCTGCAGGAACTGGACCTGCCGCAAAGCCCGATCGTGGGCGGCGATGCCCTGTGTCTGAGCATTGCGGCGGCCTCGGTGGTGGCCAAAGTGGCGCGTGATGCGGAGCTGTGCAAACTGGACCGGCGCTTCCCCCTGTATGGTTTTGCCGCGCACAAAGGCTATGCCACTGAAGCCCACCGCAGCGCCATCGAGCAATACGGGCCTTGCGCCCAGCACCGGCGCAGCTTTGCCCCGGTGCGGCTGCAATGA
- the nadD gene encoding nicotinate-nucleotide adenylyltransferase — MSPRLGIFGGTFDPPHLGHLILAAEAQAQLGLEKVLFVLTPQPPHKLDKQISALQDRLDLLHAAIRGQSIFELSTVEVERPGPHYTVDTLAQLAGLYPQHEFVYLIGGDSLEHLPSWHRPADFLAACAALGVMLRPGAQPDLAALEAALPGISAKLELVDAPLLEISSSQIRRRVREGGHFRFYLPGAVYELILQRGLYRV; from the coding sequence TTGAGCCCACGCCTGGGGATCTTTGGCGGCACTTTTGACCCGCCGCATCTGGGGCACCTGATCCTGGCCGCTGAGGCGCAGGCCCAGCTGGGCCTGGAGAAGGTGCTCTTCGTCCTCACCCCCCAGCCGCCGCACAAACTGGATAAGCAGATCAGCGCGCTGCAAGACCGGCTGGACTTGCTGCATGCCGCCATTCGCGGCCAGAGCATCTTTGAGCTCTCCACCGTGGAGGTCGAACGCCCCGGCCCGCACTACACCGTAGATACCCTGGCCCAACTGGCCGGCCTATATCCCCAGCACGAATTCGTCTACCTGATCGGCGGCGATTCCCTCGAGCATTTGCCCAGCTGGCACCGCCCCGCCGATTTTCTGGCGGCCTGCGCCGCCCTGGGCGTCATGCTGCGCCCTGGCGCCCAGCCGGACCTGGCCGCCCTGGAGGCGGCCCTGCCCGGCATCAGCGCCAAGCTGGAATTGGTGGACGCGCCCCTGCTGGAGATCTCCTCCAGCCAGATCCGCCGCCGGGTGCGTGAAGGCGGCCATTTTCGCTTTTACCTGCCTGGCGCAGTCTACGAGCTGATCTTGCAGCGCGGCCTCTACCGCGTCTAG